CACGCGCGAGTTCAGTGACACGTCCACAACGCCGCTCCACGTCGATGTCATCCTGATCGGCCTGGGTCGCTACGGCGGTCGCATCGGGCGCCAGCTTTCGGCCCGCGGGTTGTCGGTCTATGCCGTCGACTTCGACCCCGGCGCAATCAGACGCTGGAACGAAGAAGGACGCCACGGTCGCTACGGCGACGCAACCGATCCAGAGTTGTGCTCGAGCCTGCCCCTCAGGCAAGCCCGACTGGTCGTCTGCTCTGCGCCCGAGCTACGCACGAACCGGGCACTGCTCGACGCCTTGGGCAAGGCTGGCTACCGGGGCGGCTTCGCGGGCACTGCCCACAACCATCGCGAGGCACGCCGGCTCCGACAACTCGGCGCAGACCTGGTGCTCGAGCCGTTCACCAATGCCGCCGACGAGGCCGCGGATCGACTGGCGCCCATGGCCACGGGGAACGCCAGCGCCCCATAGCATTCTCTCGAAAGTGAGGGAAACCTGATGGGCAAGCTGTTGAAGATCGCCGCCGCCGTGCTCCTCCCGCTCGTCGGCCTGGTCGTGTTTGCACTGGTGCTCGGCTGGATCTACGTCGACTCCCTGGCCGAACGCGGCGTCGAGCGCGGCGCCACCTACGCACTGGACGTGCCCACCGAACTCGGCTCGGCCGACGTCGGCGTGCTGTCGGGCCGCGTGGAACTCTCCAGCCTCTCGGTCGACAATCCCGATGGCTTCGAAGCCCAGCACTTCCTGACGCTCGGCAATGCCGACGTCAACGTCACCCTCGGCACGCTCATGGATGACGTCGTCGAAGTACCAAGCCTCACGCTCGCGGGCATCGACCTGCACCTCGAACGCACGACCGACGGCGCCAACTACAAGGTCATCATGGACAACCTCGCCCGCTTCGAGAGCGGCGAGCAGAAGGACCCCGACCCGGACGCCAAGAAGTTTGTCGTCCGCACGCTGGCCATCCGCAACGTGACCATCCACGCTGACATCGTGCCAATCGGCGGCGCCATCGGTGATCTGACGACCACCAAGCTCACCGTCGACGAGGTCGTCCTGCGCGACGTCGGCTCGGGCGGCGAACCCATGACGATCGCCGAAATCACCACCGTGGTCGTCAAGGCCATCCTCGCCTCGGCCATCGAAGTCGGCGGCGGCGTCATTCCCGAAGACGTACTCGGTGAGATCGGCGGTCAACTCGCTTCGCTGCTCGATCTCGAAGACATGGGCGTGGGCAACATCGAAGGACTGGGCGAAGCGGCCGCCGACCTGCTCGGCGCGCCCGTGGAAGGGGCCATCGAGGAAGCTGGCGAAGCGATCGAAGACGCCGGCGAAGCAATCCAGAAAGAAGCCGATCGAGCCAAGGAACGCCTGGGCGGACTCCTACCCGGCCAGAAGAAGAAAGAAGACGAGCCGAAGCCCGACGACCCCGGCTGATTCTTTCACCTATCTCGGCTGAGACTTGAACTCGCGCTGATCGGCCAGCCGCTCGGCGAGCTTGGCCGCACTGGCATGCCCGGCTTCCTTGGCCCGCCGTGCGTACGCCAGCGCCGTCGGACGATCATCGGCGCGGTCGAACCAGACGGCGGCCTCGAAGGCAAGCTCTGGGTCCTTGGGTCTGGCGTCCGAAGCCGCTCGGTACATATGTGCGGCTTCCACCGGTTGCTTCATCATGCCGTAGCACTCGCCCGCCAACCGGAGCACGGGCTTGGTCCGCATCGCATCGGGCGATAGCGAGTTGATCACCACGACCGCCTTGGATGCGTCACCCATCCGCTTGAGGGCCCGCGCCTGGATGATCTTCCACGCATCGGTTTCGGGATCATGGTGCCGAGCCCGACCTGCGTGCTGCAACGCCATCTCGGCCTTGTTCTCGCGCAGTGCGATCTCGGCCAGCATGCCCCAGATCCGCGGGTCATCGGGCGAGGCATGGCGCGCCCGCGCCAGCGCGGCGGTCGCGGGTGCGTAGTTGCCCGCTTCGAGTTCGGCCTGCCCGAGGAACAACGCATACTGCGCGTTGGAAGGCTCCGCCTCGTGCGCCAGGCGAAGGTGGGCGATCGCCTCGGTCCCCCGACCAAGCCGGGACGCCAGCGTGCCTGCGGCAAAGTGCAACTGCGGGTCGGTTCGCCCCAGGGTGATGGCCTGCGAGAACTGGTCGTACGCGGCCTGGTGATCTTCCATCGCCAGATACGCCTGAGCAAGTGCGACGCGCAACTCGCGATCCCGATCCGCTCGGGCCACCATCGGCTCCAACACGGCAAGGGCCATGGCGGGCTCACCATCGGCGATGTAGGTCTGGGCCTGCTCCATCGCCGAAGCGACGTCGACGCTCCGCGGCGGAGCCCCGGCCTGGGCGGCCGCCGCCGAACTGGGCGGCGGCTTGGAACCCTGCCAGAACACGGCCAGCGCCACCACCAGGCCGATCGAGAGGACCCCGACGGCAAGCGTGCCCAGACCCAGCCCCTTCCGGGAGGGCTCCTCGGCCTCGTAGCCGGGGAATCGAGATGGCAGGCGGTCCAGGGCGAGCCTGGCCTCTTCGTGTGGTGTCATTACGACTAACTATCGGCTTGCTACACTCGCTTTTCATCCCCATCAGCCCGGATAACTGTCGGCAGACCATGCCTTGGCCCCTTCGACCATGCCCGAACTACCCAAGCAATACGACCCGAAAACCGCCGAGGCCAACGCTTGGCGGCGATGGGACGACGCCCACGCCTTCTCGGCCGACCCAAGGGCCGTCCTTCGCGGCGAACGCCCCGCCTACGCCGTCGTCATTCCCCCGCCAAACGTCACCGCCAGGCTGCACCTGGGCCACGCCCTGAACACCACCGTCCAGGACGCCCTCGTCCGTGCATACCGCATGAAGGGCTTCGAAACCCTATGGATGCCCGGCACCGACCATGCGGGCATTGCCACCCAAACGGTCGTCGAACGCCGCCTCATGGAGAGCGAGGGAAAGCGGCGCACCGACTTCGCCCGCGAGGACTTCGTCGCCCGCGTCCAAGCCTTCAAGGACGACTTCGAGGCCCAGATCACCGAGCAGTTCAAGGCCATGGGCGCCTCGTGCGACTGGGACCGCCAGCGCTTCACCATGGACGAGGTCTGCGCCCGCGCCGTCCGAGAGGCGTTCTTCATCCTCTTCCGAGACGGCTTGATCTACCGCGGCAAGCGCTTGGTCAACTGGGACCCGGTGACCGGCACCGCCCTGGCCGACGACGAGGTCGACATGATGGAGGTCGACGGCTCGTTCACCTACCTGCGCTATCCGCTGGTGCATGCGTCTAAGAACGAACACGACCCGCGCGACACCGAGCCAGTAACCTGGAGCGAACTGGCCGCGCGCGGCTACCCGACCGAGCACGTCGAGGGCGAGGACGAAGAGCCCGCCCACATCACCGTGGCCACCACCCGCCCGGAAACCTACCTGGGCGACACGGGCGTGGCCATCAACCCCAAGGACGCCCGGGCCAAGGCCCTGCGCGGCCTGCGGGCCCAGTTGCCCATCGTGGGCCGCGTGGTGCCGATCGTCGAAGACGACTACGTCGTGCTACCCGACCCCGAGAGCGACGACGCCAAGGCAAAGATGGCCACAGGCTTTCTCAAGGTTACACCGGCCCACGACCCCAACGACTACGAGATCGGCCGCCGCCACCACCTGCCCATCATCAACGTCATGGCGCCCGATGCCAGCATCAGCGCCGACTTCGGCTGGACCGAGGCCGACCCAGACGGCGCTCGCGATGCGCACATCTTCATGGGCAAGCCCCGCGAAGAAGCGCGCAAGCTCGTCCAGCGGGAATTCGAGGCTCGCGGCCTGCTCGCCGGCGTCAAGCCCCATCGCCACAGCGTGGGCCACAGCTACCGCAGCCACGCGGCCATCGAGCCCTACTTCACCGACCAGTGGTACGTCCGCGTCACCGACGAC
This portion of the Phycisphaerales bacterium genome encodes:
- a CDS encoding AsmA family protein, with protein sequence MGKLLKIAAAVLLPLVGLVVFALVLGWIYVDSLAERGVERGATYALDVPTELGSADVGVLSGRVELSSLSVDNPDGFEAQHFLTLGNADVNVTLGTLMDDVVEVPSLTLAGIDLHLERTTDGANYKVIMDNLARFESGEQKDPDPDAKKFVVRTLAIRNVTIHADIVPIGGAIGDLTTTKLTVDEVVLRDVGSGGEPMTIAEITTVVVKAILASAIEVGGGVIPEDVLGEIGGQLASLLDLEDMGVGNIEGLGEAAADLLGAPVEGAIEEAGEAIEDAGEAIQKEADRAKERLGGLLPGQKKKEDEPKPDDPG
- a CDS encoding tetratricopeptide repeat protein; protein product: MTPHEEARLALDRLPSRFPGYEAEEPSRKGLGLGTLAVGVLSIGLVVALAVFWQGSKPPPSSAAAAQAGAPPRSVDVASAMEQAQTYIADGEPAMALAVLEPMVARADRDRELRVALAQAYLAMEDHQAAYDQFSQAITLGRTDPQLHFAAGTLASRLGRGTEAIAHLRLAHEAEPSNAQYALFLGQAELEAGNYAPATAALARARHASPDDPRIWGMLAEIALRENKAEMALQHAGRARHHDPETDAWKIIQARALKRMGDASKAVVVINSLSPDAMRTKPVLRLAGECYGMMKQPVEAAHMYRAASDARPKDPELAFEAAVWFDRADDRPTALAYARRAKEAGHASAAKLAERLADQREFKSQPR